From a single Aspergillus puulaauensis MK2 DNA, chromosome 2, nearly complete sequence genomic region:
- a CDS encoding uncharacterized protein (TransMembrane:1 (o57-79i)) encodes MGEDIKLQPPAQAHTTAPLPYDYEAQQAYPVKNKIRTWEDTRREWKHGSKARVVQYYLAYFLIGLISGAIVGIIIGLVLRYT; translated from the coding sequence ATGGGCGAAGACATAAAACTCCAACCACCTGCTCAAGCGCACACAACAGCACCCCTACCCTACGACTACGAAGCCCAACAAGCCTACCCAGTCAAGAACAAAATCCGAACATGGGAAGACACACGCCGTGAATGGAAACATGGATCTAAGGCAAGGGTTGTCCAGTACTATCTCGCATATTTCTTGATTGGCCTTATTTCGGGGGCGATTGTCGGCATTATCATTGGTCTTGTTCTTCGGTATACATGA
- a CDS encoding uncharacterized protein (COG:S;~EggNog:ENOG410PIV4;~InterPro:IPR036188;~PFAM:PF01593,PF13450;~SECRETED:SignalP(1-21)) — protein MRPLKLIHLLTLSLTPSVALSQPEVITRDVCILGGGGTGSYAAVQLKERNHSVVVVEQKNRLGGHSDTLYLPTGEYIDYGIRAYFNDKSVRDFFNQLNVDYELFRPGAISTQYVNLRTGRRVDYNIDLLDTIRGMIRYRAALEPFDYLSTGAYYLPDEVPEALLRPFREFVEEHSLQGALELIYTFTDALGDILATPLLFVIQLFGTSHINALLQGPYIRPKNGTAAIFRAAASYIDEYRNILYEANVTRTIRNSNGVELNVDTPGGSKLIRAKKLLVTFPPILQKLQGFDLDQNELSIFSKLVHVAYHAAVLNNTGIPDGLNIFNMDPNNQPGSLPVAPFECILDYSGAPGYYRTRIVGADNFTEVDSRQLVLDDLRRMGDAGTFPIHESPDIVAFASHTPTSVTVSVDDVRDGFYKRLNALQGQRSTYYTGYSFCTDYSAQLWNYTRSIVDMVESELFD, from the coding sequence ATGCGTCCCTTGAAATTGATCCACCTGCTTACTTTGAGCTTGACACCGTCGGTCGCCCTATCTCAGCCTGAGGTCATCACTCGGGATGTCTGCATCCTCGGGGGTGGTGGCACCGGTAGCTATGCCGCTGTGCAGCTCAAAGAACGGAATCATTCAGTTGTTGTCGTGGAGCAGAAGAACCGACTGGGAGGCCACTCAGATACGCTATATCTACCCACCGGCGAGTACATCGACTATGGAATACGCGCCTATTTCAACGACAAATCAGTCCGGGATTTCTTCAACCAGCTGAACGTTGACTACGAACTCTTCAGGCCCGGCGCAATCTCTACCCAGTATGTCAATCTTCGGACTGGTAGGAGAGTAGATTATAACATTGACTTACTGGACACGATTCGGGGCATGATTCGGTATCGCGCGGCGCTTGAGCCTTTTGACTACCTCAGTACTGGTGCATACTACCTCCCAGACGAGGTTCCAGAGGCGCTGCTCCGGCCGTTCAGGGAGTTTGTCGAAGAGCACAGTCTGCAGGGCGCGTTGGAGCTGATATACACTTTTACCGATGCGCTTGGTGACATTCTTGCGACGCCACTGCTATTCGTGATACAGCTCTTTGGAACCTCGCACATCAACGCCCTGCTCCAGGGGCCGTACATCAGACCGAAAAATGGAACCGCTGCGATCTTCCGTGCGGCAGCGAGTTATATTGATGAGTATCGCAATATTCTCTACGAGGCGAATGTCACTCGGACCATTCGAAATTCCAACGGCGTTGAACTCAATGTCGACACTCCTGGAGGCAGCAAGCTCATTCGGGCAAAGAAACTCCTTGTCACCTTCCCCCCAATACTCCAAAAGCTCCAGGGATTCGACTTGGATCAGAATGAACTCTCCATATTTTCCAAGTTGGTGCATGTGGCCTACCATGCTGCTGTCCTTAACAACACTGGCATTCCGGATGGGCTTAACATTTTCAACATGGACCCTAACAACCAGCCTGGTAGCCTTCCTGTTGCCCCATTTGAGTGCATCCTGGATTATTCTGGTGCTCCTGGCTATTACAGAACAAGGATTGTGGGAGCAGATAATTTCACAGAGGTCGATTCCAGACAGCTCGTCCTCGACGACCTGCGGCGCATGGGCGATGCAGGCACGTTCCCAATACATGAAAGCCCTGATATCGTCGCATTTGCGTCTCACACGCCAACCTCAGTGACGGTTTCGGTTGACGACGTACGGGATGGGTTCTACAAACGGCTGAACGCACTGCAGGGACAGCGCAGCACTTACTACACTGGCTATTCGTTTTGTACAGATTACTCGGCCCAGCTATGGAACTATACCCGCAGCATTGTGGACATGGTAGAATCAGAGCTGTTCGATTAG
- a CDS encoding uncharacterized protein (COG:S;~EggNog:ENOG410PU8H;~InterPro:IPR011118,IPR029058;~PFAM:PF07519) gives MALTNLTASALGARCTGLQAPVIPDAEVLWISSNPVHDFTYPPVIDITGETPPGLDGDIPKLNFCNVSVALTHPGENDTEFISVWLPAHRGWNLRYTATGGGGIAAGYDFNMVAPLAAGFATSSSEAGLTLNHTVDPQTGTWALNEDGSPNEALFVNFGWRSIHDMSVVSKDLIKQFYGIGPHYSYWTGCSQGGRQGYAAAAKYPKDFDGILAASPSLGEEYVGPTTFWPVVVMHNEGEIVPSCVFDKYQSAIIEKCDPLDGAKDGLISDYDLLRSCPKEFDSSSLVGTVVSCKPVGDITITARHATIVRKILEGPRNSDGTELWFGTAPGANFSGVAGTVYHNGKWIPRPFPPGAAWLKSVIVPKMTDITKMSYTEFFDAFDKSVKLGGAYIGDEYLDLSAFKSAGGKLLSWVGLADQFIPPSHLLHFHDDVAAKLGGQSAVDDFYRVFTAPGVGHCGGGHGPQPVLPMRALVDWVERGKAPETLAGKTLIRSAHEMTRDLCMYPKRPVYKQGDLYRSASFTCEEPKMKPTEPKEKPTAASGESDGKDSSAGALRAAGWWYIVPCVALFVVSSLV, from the coding sequence ATGGCTCTTACAAACCTGACAGCCTCGGCCTTGGGGGCACGATGCACCGGCCTCCAAGCCCCTGTCATCCCGGACGCCGAGGTGCTCTGGATATCTTCAAACCCAGTCCACGATTTCACTTATCCTCCGGTCATAGACATCACTGGCGAGACGCCGCCGGGCCTCGACGGGGACATTCCCAAACTGAATTTCTGCAATGTGTCGGTTGCCTTGACTCACCCCGGCGAGAACGACACCGAGTTCATCTCTGTGTGGCTTCCTGCCCACCGAGGATGGAATCTTCGATACACTGCAACTGGAGGTGGGGGCATTGCAGCTGGATACGATTTCAACATGGTTGCTCCCCTCGCCGCCGGATTCGCGACTTCGTCCAGCGAGGCTGGACTGACCCTCAACCATACTGTCGACCCTCAGACCGGCACTTGGGCATTGAATGAGGATGGATCGCCAAACGAGGCCCTGTTCGTCAATTTTGGCTGGCGCTCTATTCATGATATGTCTGTCGTCTCTAAGGATCTCATCAAGCAATTCTACGGCATCGGTCCGCATTACTCATACTGGACTGGTTGTTCGCAGGGTGGGAGACAAGgatatgcagcagcagcaaagtATCCCAAGGACTTTGACGGTATTCTCGCAGCTTCACCGTCACTCGGCGAGGAGTATGTTGGTCCCACTACCTTTTGGCCTGTTGTTGTCATGCACAACGAAGGCGAGATTGTGCCTTCTTGCGTCTTTGACAAATACCAGTCTGCCATCATTGAAAAGTGCGATCCACTCGACGGCGCAAAGGATGGTCTCATCTCCGATTACGATCTGCTGAGATCCTGTCCTAAGGAGTTTGACTCTTCCAGTCTCGTTGGAACGGTTGTTTCCTGCAAACCAGTGGGCGATATAACCATAACTGCCAGACACGCAACTATTGTCAGGAAAATCCTCGAAGGCCCGCGCAATAGTGATGGCACGGAGCTCTGGTTTGGTACTGCACCCGGCGCAAACTTCTCCGGCGTCGCAGGGACTGTCTACCACAACGGCAAATGGATACCCAGGCCCTTTCCCCCAGGTGCAGCGTGGCTTAAGAGTGTCATCGTCCCTAAGATGACCGACATCACCAAGATGAGTTACACGGAGTTCTTCGACGCCTTCGACAAGTCAGTCAAGCTCGGCGGAGCATATATCGGCGACGAATACCTCGACCTTTCTGCGTTCAAATCAGCCGGCGGAAAACTGCTGAGCTGGGTTGGGCTTGCGGACCAATTCATCCCGCCTTCAcatctccttcatttccACGACGACGTTGCAGCGAAACTTGGTGGCCAGTCTGCCGTTGATGATTTCTACCGCGTCTTCACTGCCCCCGGTGTCGGGCACTGTGGAGGTGGTCATGGGCCTCAGCCGGTACTGCCCATGCGCGCGCTGGTGGATTGGGTGGAGCGCGGTAAGGCGCCTGAGACCCTGGCAGGGAAGACTCTCATCCGCAGTGCACACGAGATGACACGGGATCTGTGCATGTATCCGAAGAGGCCTGTTTACAAGCAAGGCGATCTATATCGATCGGCTAGTTTTACGTGTGAGGAGCCGAAGATGAAACCTACAGAGCCGAAGGAGAAGCCTACAGCGGCGAGTGGGGAATCGGATGGAAAAGACTCTAGTGCGGGTGCCCTGCGTGCTGCGGGTTGGTGGTACATTGTTCCTTGTGTGGCTCTGTTCGTTGTGTCGAGTCTGGTGTAG
- the CAP1 gene encoding F-actin-capping protein subunit alpha (BUSCO:EOG09264C3N;~COG:Z;~EggNog:ENOG410PIBY;~InterPro:IPR037282,IPR042276,IPR042489,IPR017865, IPR002189;~PFAM:PF01267;~go_component: GO:0008290 - F-actin capping protein complex [Evidence IEA];~go_process: GO:0051016 - barbed-end actin filament capping [Evidence IEA]) codes for MASTVELASSFIEGAPPGELGDVVSDIKTLTSDGDDLIPSLAPAFERYNETQLATVKLPGASQEVIVSEFNKLDGNRYFDVESQTSFEVDHVTQEASASQSYVLDSQNADLIKSLLKALAQHALEHYPTSSYGVYPIENDSAVAILLVANRYSPNNFWNGRFRSLYQVPVGDSTTVTGKIHVDVHYYEDGNVSLNSTKPISVSVPNATAETIISRIAAAERSYQEELNKAFGQMAEGAFKSLRRQLPITRQKVEWEKVGGYRLGQDISGGKGR; via the exons ATGGCATCAACCGTTGAACTTGCATCCTCGTTCATTGAGGGTGCCCCGCCAGGCGAG CTCGGCGATGTTGTATCCG ACATCAAAACCCTTACCTCCGACGGCGATGACCTCATCCCCTCTCTTGCACCTGCCTTCGAGCGATACAATGAGACACAGCTGGCGACCGTGAAGTTGCCCGGAGCTAGTCAGGAG GTTATTGTGAGCGAATTCAACAAGCTGGACGGGAACCGATACTTCGATGTTGAAAGCCAGACGTCGTTTGAAGTGGACCATGTTACACAA GAAGCTTCGGCGTCGCAGTCCTATGTTTTAGACTCGCAGAATGCTGACTTGAT TAAATCCCTCCTCAAGGCGCTGGCGCAGCACGCCCTGGAACACTACCCAACCTCTTCCTACGGTGTATACCCGATTGAGAACGACTCGGCTGTTGCCATTTTACTCGTCGCCAACCGCTACTCTCCTAACAACTTCTG GAACGGCCGGTTCCGCTCTCTCTACCAAGTTCCCGTTGGCGACTCCACAACCGTTACCGGCAAGATTCATGTCGACGTGCACTACTACGAAGACGGAAACGTCTCTCTCAACTCTACGAAGCCCATCAGTGTATCCGTACCTAACGCTACCGCCGAGACCATCATCTCGCGCATTGCAGCCGCCGAGCGGAGCTACCAGGAGGAGCTGAACAAGGCCTTTGGTCAAATGGCCGAGGGTGCCTTCAAGTCCCTGCGGAGGCAGCTCCCGATTACGAGGCAGAAGGTTGAGTGGGAGAAGGTAGGCGGGTATCGCCTGGGACAGGACATCTCTGGTGGAAAGGGACGGTGA
- a CDS encoding uncharacterized protein (COG:S;~EggNog:ENOG410PGGW;~InterPro:IPR038852) yields MAPSMTPSAVSHSTPSRPFASNLSEQLSQRSELERSELGESGTQTDSAGDKPGFLVRPSPKTRSLSDASKPSTSLSPIGGKERPSSKDDSALPSAPQTPRRTPANGPPINLQSLPPTVSTPASSSSRTPLSPKLDPSHIYSGSPGSVLPRRSRGLDFSRACTNLHHSILAESSPDSSPTVGGRGVAIPQRRGSHGSTSVHPFSTSNPADRNTISSSMSSVNMMESDTSSSEEDDEPMLGDRDDIVMNTPQAKKLAPGFNAFGGGNVPSPGTDWMGNYSQAAASLLSFQRARFRKGRSRHSSSSASGNSSKQSPAPLSPPVVKSIENGNGYFGHRNGGPSRRESLSMGTRDLRLSDMSDDGENRGPRGHSPTGAKTEGSGPLGVIRRAVTRRGSLLPKTKTFARIRAALMEESAPLDSDAKREAEVVRQVRETEPDMPQTSPVLSAFSSPNAFVPPGLGEHDEVAERPATSLPEEPSFSDQANRNSGGPEFWNSFDERYRTPPPPPRPHAASSVSEEDITMDMTPSNTAEFVKPGERPASRASTPLPSQSGVVSELRRKRRREDDFDPNLFKRRAVSPSMSAQSSPVMPNSPALTDQGPNIWGPPKSNIGPLFNDRPETAPRNIPTTPHSGTLKRVGMHGMNEASDGFMNMSIE; encoded by the exons ATGGCACCATCGATGACTCCCTCCGCAGTTTCTCATAGCACCCCTTCCCGTCCATTCGCGAGTAATCTCAGCGAACAGTTGTCTCAGCGGTCTGAGTTGGAACGCTCCGAGTTGGGTGAATCAGGCACCCAGACCGACTCTGCAGGAGACAAACCAGGTTTTCTCGTGCGCCCGTCACCAAAAACACGGTCCCTATCCGATGCCTCCAAACCTTCTACTTCTCTTTCCCCCATCGGTGGTAAAGAGCGTCCCTCCAGCAAAGATGACTCTGCCTTACCATCCGCCCCCCAAACGCCACGCCGAACCCCCGCAAATGGCCCTCCCATAAACCTACAATCTCTACCACCGACGGTTTCTACGCCCGCATCTTCTTCTAGTCGTACCCCTCTCTCGCCGAAGCTTGATCCGTCTCACATATACAGCGGCTCCCCAGGCTCGGTTCTACCTCGCCGCTCCCGCGGGCTCGACTTCTCTCGAGCGTGCACAAACCTCCATCACTCGATTTTGGCAGAGTCTTCACCAGATTCATCGCCAACGGTGGGTGGCAGAGGGGTGGCTATCCCGCAACGCCGTGGATCGCACGGTTCTACCTCAGTTCATCCGTTCTCGACGTCCAACCCCGCCGATCGAAATACAATCTCGAGTTCCATGTCAAGCGTTAATATGATGGAATCGGATACTAGCAgcagtgaggaggatgatgaaccGATGCTTGGGGATCGAGATGATATTGTAATGAACACTCCTCAAGCAAAGAAGTTGGCCCCAGGATTCAACGCATTTGGCGGCGGAAATGTACCCAGTCCCGGGACAGACTGGATGGGCAACTACTCacaggcagcagcaagcttATTGAGCTTCCAGCGGGCTCGCTTTCGCAAAGGACGCAGCAGACACAGCTCCAGCAGTGCGAGCGGGAACAGTTCCAAGCAAAGCCCGGCCCCTTTGTCTCCACCGGTTGTGAAAAGCATAGAGAACGGCAACGGATACTTTGGCCATAGGAATGGCGGCCCTTCTCGTCGGGAAAGCCTGAGCATGGGAACGCGTGATCTGCGGCTATCGGATATGAGTGACGATGGTGAGAACCGGGGCCCTCGTGGTCATAGTCCAACCGGCGCAAAAACTGAGGGCAGCGGCCCTCTAGGGGTTATAAGGCGTGCCGTTACTAGGCGGGGGAGCTTGTTG CcgaaaacaaaaacattcGCACGTATCCGAGCGGCTCTAATGGAAGAATCAGCGCCCCTTGACAGTGATGCCAAGCGGGAGGCTGAAGTAGTCCGCCAAGTGCGCGAAACTGAACCGGATATGCCCCAAACCTCGCCAGTACTGTCGGCATTTTCGTCGCCAAATGCATTCGTGCCACCTGGTTTAGGGGAGCATGATGAAGTAGCAGAAAGGCCTGCTACATCTCTACCTGAAGAGCCCAGCTTCAGCGATCAGGCTAATCGAAATTCTGGTGGCCCCGAGTTCTGGAATTCTTTCGATGAACGTTATCGTActccgccaccacctccacgcCCACACGCTGCCTCCTCGGtgtcggaggaggatatAACGATGGACATGACACCATCAAATACCGCGGAGTTTGTTAAGCCTGGTGAAAGACCTGCGTCGCGTGCTTCAACTCCGCTCCCTAGCCAGTCAGGTGTGGTTTCAGAGCTACGCAGAAAGCGACGAAGAGAGGACGATTTCGACCCTAATTTGTTCAAACGGAGAGCCGTGTCTCCCAGCATGAGTGCGCAGAGTAGTCCAGTCATGCCCAATTCCCCGGCACTGACAGACCAGGGGCCTAATATATGGGGTCCGCCAAAGTCAAACATCGGCCCGCTTTTCAACGACCGACCAGAGACTGCTCCTCGGAATATACCCACCACCCCCCATTCTGGGACCTTGAAGAGGGTGGGCATGCATGGCATGAATGAGGCGAGCGATGGCTTCATGAATATGAGCATTGAATAA
- a CDS encoding Zn(II)2Cys6 transcription factor (COG:S;~EggNog:ENOG410PQ85;~InterPro:IPR036864,IPR021858,IPR001138;~PFAM:PF00172,PF11951;~go_function: GO:0000981 - DNA-binding transcription factor activity, RNA polymerase II-specific [Evidence IEA];~go_function: GO:0008270 - zinc ion binding [Evidence IEA];~go_process: GO:0006355 - regulation of transcription, DNA-templated [Evidence IEA]), with protein MPRRKANDRAGPVKTRSREGCSECRASRVRCDTKKPACTRCTERGLTCSTKIVLKWESEFASRGQAFGRAGVWSKSKGAGDQPSTPSTSSLNASPLDEQEWCFFPHVEPWNFINSSTDAFQLPCRVKPTDDDHAIVRAGDSRLIPSSHGIESVMLQLTNPMPPLSIFPHFAGNMQGQLFEYYVQRICPRTIATANSPSPLASIIIPFCSTASETVSKAVLALGACAMAQNDPGYCAIGLRLKSEVIRGLRHNLTAAVSSTYPELLVVMMLLCLYELVDHCDERWIVHLKGAKELIRFRRQQAALPAPGNDEVTSFSERFFAFQDIMGRTACGKQALFGADYWRHNEHKIDPWMGCSPELVSMLSDITELSRTRRQLSSDSDQVALSLKAANLCRGLEELAQDEDGGDEALQDLAELKRLAAILYLHCALQNASPTTDLVVSYVRRILKLVSEVLDAGACIGLSWPVFAAAVELDPLNDELWKDDDGNTVCGRPLVLRALAAMSESNVLSVARTRAVIVKVWQVRDNVLKPPLGDTSDCNDWERYVVPFSEAMSLA; from the coding sequence ATGCCTCGTAGAAAGGCCAACGACCGTGCGGGTCCGGTGAAGACCCGTAGTCGCGAAGGATGCTCGGAGTGCCGCGCGAGTCGGGTCCGCTGTGATACCAAGAAGCCGGCTTGCACCAGATGCACGGAGCGAGGACTCACTTGCTCCACGAAGATCGTGCTGAAATGGGAGTCGGAGTTTGCGAGTAGAGGCCAGGCTTTTGGACGAGCTGGAGTTTGGAGTAAATCCAAAGGCGCCGGAGACCAGCCGTCGACACCATCAACTTCCAGTTTGAATGCTTCGCCCCTTGATGAGCAAGAATGGTGTTTCTTTCCGCATGTTGAGCCCTGGAATTTCATCAATAGTTCAACGGACGCCTTTCAGCTGCCGTGCAGGGTCAAGCCCACGGACGATGACCACGCTATCGTTAGAGCTGGGGATAGTCGACTAATCCCTTCTTCCCACGGGATAGAATCAGTGATGCTGCAGTTAACAAATCCAATGCCACCCTTATCAATATTTCCTCACTTTGCTGGAAACATGCAAGGGCAACTATTCGAATATTATGTTCAACGGATTTGCCCGAGAACGATTGCAACTGCGAACTCCCCGTCTCCACTagcttctataataatacctTTTTGCTCAACGGCATCTGAAACCGTTTCTAAAGCAGTTTTAGCTTTGGGGGCGTGTGCTATGGCTCAAAATGACCCAGGGTACTGTGCCATTGGGCTTCGCCTCAAGTCCGAGGTTATACGTGGGCTCCGCCACAACCTGACTGCCGCTGTTTCGTCGACATATCCAGAGCTACTAGTTGTTATGATGCTTTTATGTCTTTACGAACTTGTTGATCACTGCGACGAGCGTTGGATTGTTCACCTGAAGGGCGCAAAGGAGCTCATACGTTTTAGACGGCAGCAAGCTGCTTTACCCGCTCCGGGGAATGATGAAGTCACGTCGTTTTCCGAGCGATTCTTCGCCTTTCAGGATATCATGGGCCGCACCGCTTGTGGCAAGCAAGCTCTGTTTGGCGCCGACTACTGGCGGCACAATGAACACAAAATTGACCCATGGATGGGATGCAGCCCAGAGCTGGTTTCAATGCTGTCAGACATCACAGAGCTGAGCAGAACAAGACGTCAATTGAGTTCGGACTCGGACCAAGTGGCACTGTCATTGAAAGCGGCGAACTTGTGTCGCGGGCTGGAGGAATTGGCtcaggacgaggatggcgGAGATGAAGCCCTCCAGGACCTCGCAGAGTTAAAGCGACTTGCCGCAATACTATATCTGCACTGTGCATTACAAAATGcttcaccaacaacagaTCTGGTGGTTAGCTATGTCAGGAGAATATTGAAACTTGTTTCGGAGGTGCTTGATGCAGGCGCCTGTATAGGCCTGTCATGGCCTGTATTTGCTGCCGCTGTCGAACTCGATCCGCTCAACGATGAACTCTGGAAGGATGACGACGGAAACACTGTGTGCGGACGGCCACTGGTTTTACGCGCATTGGCCGCCATGTCGGAGTCGAACGTTTTGAGTGTTGCCCGCACCAGAGCAGTCATTGTGAAGGTGTGGCAGGTTCGTGATAATGTACTGAAACCGCCATTGGGTGACACGTCCGACTGTAATGACTGGGAGCGTTATGTTGTTCCTTTTAGCGAGGCAATGAGTTTGGCATAG
- a CDS encoding cytochrome P450 (COG:Q;~EggNog:ENOG410PI7V;~InterPro:IPR001128,IPR017972,IPR002401,IPR036396;~PFAM:PF00067;~TransMembrane:2 (o12-31i317-344o);~go_function: GO:0005506 - iron ion binding [Evidence IEA];~go_function: GO:0016705 - oxidoreductase activity, acting on paired donors, with incorporation or reduction of molecular oxygen [Evidence IEA];~go_function: GO:0020037 - heme binding [Evidence IEA];~go_process: GO:0055114 - oxidation-reduction process [Evidence IEA]): MALVSEVLERASAASNYAIYILPSLLVLYLAQQYFHNGLHRYPGPVLAKFTNLWRFLDVRTRHSEVTHIELHRKYGDVVRLGPNTLSFSSPSAIKVIYGLNKGFTKSEFYPVQMTVSKGEPLPSLFSTLDESYHANLRRSVNHAFSMSSLVQYEPMVNETIELFLDQTTTLFSKPNQTCDFARWLQFFAFDVIGSITYSKRHGFIEKNQDIDGILKSLARIFDYAGPIGQMPWLDKLLWKNPVFDALQKWGLADNSHPVAIFARQRMNERMSSATSSATATTTTSSDSDSKPQKEDLLTKFMKAGKDRPDFMTEKRVLTMAVSMAFAGSETTAISLAAVFYYLLKNPVYMARLRTELDTAVADGTIDNRPTGLVSWSESQKLPFLDACIKESFRICPAAGLLLERVVPKSGIEIAGQFIKGGTIVGCSAWVMHRREEIFGPGVDTFDPDRWLRVDGEKLKVMNGTMLQFGAGARTCIGKNISLMEVYKLIPSFLRRFDVQLAYPDQEWELWNAWFVRQYNFKTKFTEREIKV; the protein is encoded by the exons ATGGCTCTCGTATCAGAAGTCCTGGAGCGTGCATCTGCCGCATCCAACTACGCTATCTACATCCTTCCCTCTCTCCTAGTGTTGTATCTCGCGCAGCAGTACTTCCACAATGGGCTTCATCGTTATCCCGGCCCAGTACTGGCCAAGTTCACAAATCTATGGCGTTTCTTGGATGTCCGCACTCGACACTCTGAAGTCACCCATATCGAGCTGCACCGCAAGTACGGCGATGTCGTCCGGCTCGGGCCAAACACCTTATCATTCTCGTCTCCAAGCGCCATCAAGGTGATATACGGCCTCAACAAAGGCTTCACCAAG TCCGAATTCTACCCCGTCCAAATGACAGTCTCAAAGGGCGAACCTCTCCCATCCCTCTTCTCAACCCTAGACGAGAGTTACCACGCCAACCTCCGCCGCTCCGTCAACCACGCCTTCTCAATGTCCTCTCTAGTCCAGTATGAGCCCATGGTCAACGAAACAatcgagctcttcctcgaccaAACCACCACCCTCTTCTCAAAGCCCAACCAAACCTGCGACTTCGCCCGCTGGCTGCAGTTCTTCGCCTTCGATGTCATCGGCAGCATCACATACAGCAAACGCCACGGCTTCATCGAGAAGAACCAAGACATCGACGGCATCCTCAAGTCCCTCGCCCGCATCTTCGACTACGCCGGCCCTATAGGCCAAATGCCTTGGCTGGATAAACTCCTCTGGAAGAACCCGGTCTTCGACGCACTCCAGAAATGGGGTCTCGCTGATAACTCACACCCTGTAGCGATCTTTGCGCGCCAGCGCATGAACGAGCGCATGTCTTCTGctacctcctccgccactgccactaccactaccagttcagattcagattcaAAACCGCAAAAAGAAGACCTCCTCACCAAATTCATGAAGGCAGGAAAAGACCGACCCGACTTCATGACGGAGAAACGCGTCCTCACAATGGCCGTGTCCATGGCCTTTGCCGGCTCCGAAACAACAGCCATCAGTCTCGCCGCCGTCTTCTACTACCTCCTCAAGAACCCAGTGTACATGGCGCGCTTACGCACCGAACTAGATACCGCTGTCGCAGACGGCACAATCGATAACAGACCTACTGGCCTCGTCTCGTGGTCTGAGTCCCAGAAACTGCCTTTCCTCGATGCTTGCATTAAGGAGTCTTTCCGAATTTGTCCTGCGGCGGGGTTACTGCTTGAGCGGGTTGTGCCGAAGAGTGGGATTGAGATTGCGGGGCAGTTTATCAAGGGCGGGACGATTGTAGGGTGTAGCGCTTGGGTGATGCATAGACGAGAGGAGATCTTTGGGCCTGGCGTTGATACATTTGATCCAGATCGGTGGCTcagggtggatggggagaagttgaaggtgATGAACGGCACGATGTTGCagtttggggctggggcgCGGACGTGCATTGGGAAGAACATTTCCCTCATGGAGGTTTATAAGCTCATTCCGAGTTTTTTGAGGAGGTTTGAT GTGCAACTGGCGTATCCGGATCAGGAGTGGGAGTTGTGGAATGCTTGGTTTGTGAGGCAGTATAACTTTAAGACTAAGTTTACGGAGAGGGAGATCAAAGTATAA